Genomic segment of Apostichopus japonicus isolate 1M-3 chromosome 8, ASM3797524v1, whole genome shotgun sequence:
AgccatatctcgagttaggaacaagatattgagatggggttttcaactaacagtgtggaatattttcccCTGTAAGATAAGTGTGACATTAATTGCCATGGGAATGTCCCTTTAAGGCTGACTTCAGTTGGTTTAAAgtaatatttcataacattcGAATGAAACATCGAGGTTGTAAAATTTTAGTGACGAAACACAATCTGTCatcacataggcgtaggaggcgggggagctggggggggggctgtattccccaaccaaatatttttgtgaaaattcgggcaatatgctgagaattttttcgggcaccaactgaaagaaaataaactttTATGATGTAGCTAAaagaaatgaatagtttaaaaatctccttaataattaaaaagttctaagcttgcccgactaattcgccattattaatgtaaaagcctatatgatatgtacaattaacatgttgaacgcgaaaaatgttggttatatttttcgggcaagtcgttacagcccccccccccccaccaaatcaaattgggctcctacgcctatggtcatCAATGCCATGAGAGTAAGGAATGTTTCcttgtttctgtttctgttgtTACATTCATGTAACCCTATTATATAGGTCATAAAGAAAGTTTAGTGAAATTATTTACTCTTTCGTTTGATAGGACTTGCAGTGTACATATTCCGGGAGTCTCTCCGAGATAATGTAGTGGGAGAAGTATCTCAAGTAGCTAGTAGATCCCTGGAGGACGAAATGATCATCGGCAAAGTCGAAGAGTTCGCTAAAAGTCTCTTAAAAGCCATCGGTAACGATGACAACATGCAGAGGATGGCAGCAGACTTTATAGGACAAGTGATACAGAGGGAAGAATCGAAACAAGCCGTCAAACAGCTCTTGATAAACGTCATGAATGACCCTAAGATGAGACTTCAACTAGGGCAGACTTTCCAGGAAATTATAATGAAAGCTGTCAGTGACCATTCTACTTTGACGGCTCTGAAATCTGCATTGCATGACATTTTACAAGATGATGGAACTAAGGAAGCTGTTAAGGGACTTCTTCGGGATGTCTTTGCTCAAGATGAGATCATTGCCTTCACATCCGAGTTCATTAAGGAGGTTATCAAATCTGAATCAGTCCTTACCCAAGCAACGTCTTTGGGTAAGTTTTTGATTTTTCAATATGACACACCTTGGTCTTGCGTTATTCTTTACGGTGGCGCTTTTCTAGATAACAATGAATGGATTGGGCAGGGATTAAGGTAAAGGGCTGGATGGGATTAAGGTGTGGCCGGAGTGGAGTGTTGTTTGTTCTGTTGGACGGTTGTTTGATGACTTAAAGATACGCTGGTACTCTGTACGGGATATTTCCGAATGATAGACTCACTGTGAATTGCAGAAGCTGTGACGTCATGCTTCGCTTGGCGAATGTTACTTACGTCAGTAGCAATGACTTCATGTTGACTGTCTATACCTGTCTATATCGAATGTAGTGATGTTTCAACCAATACATTTGAAGGCTTTGCAGCAGAATTGTTAACGAATACATCCACAGCCAGACTGGAAAATTACTTGATGCTGATACGAACCGTACACTTTAATCTCTTCCCAACTGGGCATGCATTCAGCATCTACCgatgaattattcatgagtcTTACTGTCTTAGATAGACTACAGGACAATCTGATATCATCAGTATCATGCAGTCTTTAGAGACATAAATCCATAAACTTCCAGGGGTAGCGTTATATAGTAACGATTGACAGACAGCTAAATTATGTAGTTTCATGAACTTGATAATCCATCTCTCATTCACTAGAAGCTAAAAGATTTTGGATACACTTCCTGTCAAGTAAactgatatttattttcaagggaGAACTGCACTTTCAAAAGTATATGCCATGCCTTCAACTTTCTCGAGATAGATAGTAATGGGTGTGTTGAGACATAATccgttatatatatacaagctgCTCTACATGTGGTATGTTTTACGGCGATACCATCAGGTTTAAGGTTTCACATTGCTTTTATTTTCTCGCTCTATACCGTTCCATCAAacctatgtatgtatgtatggaaaTAAACAGATAAAGCAATTCCACACACAGACGCATTGTTTGGAAGTTTGGATACATGAGCCTTGCTTGCTTGCAcgccttcttcttcttcttctttaagtGAAGCTCGATTAGTCAAGCAAATGAGCTGCACTGATACAGAATTTTAGTACGAAATGATGTAAACAGTTCACGGAATGCCGCGCTATAAAATGAAGTGTAGTTAACGAAACTAGATTAAATCCTTTTATAACTTAGTTTAGCATTAATATCGCTCGCTCAAGACTGCCATAGTGTAcagttaattaatatatataattatatatcttATGTTGCCTTTTCCTTTTGATCCATGCTCACTGTTTGAAGCTTTTTTATTGAGAGGGTGAGAGGGGGGACCGGGAATGTTTAAGCGCTTTAATATTTTCAGTATCGACAAAGGAAGAGGTAAAATTATTTTGCGCAACCATGTGGCGTCAGATAAAATCGTGTTGATAAAAACTCCTGAAATGGCTTTTACCCTGAAAGCCACTGTGGCATATATGCTTAATTATATAGATTCATGGGCGTTCTGAACCGATGGTGCTCTAATGTCATAACATCCGTATACGGATGAGATCTGTATATATCACTTCAACAGCTATTGTAAAATGAGATGacattctatatatatactgcatacaGTAGATAACAATGATTTCTATAACAACTTCGGGTGTATTAAATGTAGCGCTGTTACTTCATAAAGTTCTGGTATTTGTTGGTGCGAAATACggagaaaaatattttcaaaaaccaAGTAAACGAGAAAGTTAACTACCGTTTACGTGAAGTTAATAGGTTTTCTGTGATCcttatgttttgttataatgGGCAAAACACACAAATGCCCGATTTGAAGTGATAACAATGGCTTTATTGGTCACAACTATAATAGAGAACGTGTGTGTtaatgcatgtatatatttatgtcatGACTTAGGTTATAGGCTATAGacatgacaagaaaaaaaaagagttttgcTCTCCCCCGCAATGAGCTCTTACAACGATGCGATTTCTAGTAATTGCAACTTATCGAACCTATCACTTGAAATTTCAGTCCAACTATTAATCTTTAGTGAAACCAGTTTATAATTAGGCCaacacagagagagagagatgaaaaaaaactaCGAATATGGTATGATTGAAaagtaccgtacattctatttagAAGTATATAGTGCGCAATCTACACAAATAGTCAGAATGAATTGTATACATTCACTTTACGGCTCGTTTCATGTGAAGCATAGAACATATATTTGTAAACGGAAGATATCGAATCAGATACTCATTGCAGAATCTTCATACAGAAAGCAGCATATATATTGAACTGATAAAGGCTGGAAACAATGCAAGAACATAGTCACGTATAATACGTACAACTATAGCTGTTATAGCTCCTCCCCAAAGTGGTGCCCGTTAACAGTTTCGCTTTGTCACAGATCCGTAATTGAAATGAGAACAGCTCCCCCTTCCCCCgccttctcctcctccccctcccctccccgcctcctcctccccctcccccgccccctcctcctccccactcCTTTTTTGATCATCATCGTTTTCAGCTTTTCTTCTATCTTGTTAAACAGGAAAGCAAGTTACACAGAATGTGATCACGGACCCGACCATTCAGGAAGTGACTAGTGACACCATTTGGCAAGCCGTTAAGTCTTCGGTGGTACCTAGATGGTTCCGAGGTCAAGACAAAGTGGCGGAGACTGATATACCCAAAGACGAACCGTGGCAGTCATGAAAGTAATCACGCTTCTAATGGTATATGTTAGACCTTGTATAGGTCACTCCATGCCTCTGTTTAATTGAAAATAGTTATGACAATGTGACAGCGTGGAAGACAAATGAGTTTGCCTTTAAGCTTCTGCTTTAATGCGTGACTGGCATGTTGGTTTGAATATGAAATGTGTTACATATCACAGGCAGATCCAGTGGCGCAGGTTAAGgacgggggggggtggggggcttgGAAGTCGATATCGCCGtgtttttatgtttcatttatgTATCCATTTATACATTAGTTCAATCTCCGACTGACGATTAATCCCTTTATTTTCGTGACACAGCCTCTGCAGACGTACAAAGTTGTGGCTTTAACACATTTGAGAGTTTTGTATAATTGACATATGTATGATATATAATGATATTAACATTAAAGATTCATCTCACGGAAAAAAGTTCAAGGGGTTAGTTAGTAAGTAATGATGAATATGAAAACAGTTTGTAGAATATCATAatatcttcatcatcatcatcatcatcatcatcatcatcatcatcatcatcatcatcatcatcatcatcatcatcatcatcatcatcatcatcatcatcatcatcatcatcatcatcatcatcatcatcatcatcatcatcatcatcatcatcatcatcatcatcatcatcatcatcatcatcatcatcatcatcatcatcatcatattttgCGCTTAACTTCTAACTCAGTTGCTGAACTATATCAGGTTAAGTTTGTCTTA
This window contains:
- the LOC139971530 gene encoding uncharacterized protein isoform X1, whose translation is MSPPCYYYQCLPFHASKLVHHVIAQGCYTIFFSFQIRLLTMIPVAIFQKCGVTSLFLSAHVCRGVQFILPRAMASSYTLRPMKHLQDYSKMYTHPLKESSLGNLKRKELETAGSSESSVKPAKTIGRMCTHSPIKNLCPNATTQIRKQTYSTEPSSDVSSALERLQRLEDSLRYRGYSTIRIALALAGAIGLAVYIFRESLRDNVVGEVSQVASRSLEDEMIIGKVEEFAKSLLKAIGNDDNMQRMAADFIGQVIQREESKQAVKQLLINVMNDPKMRLQLGQTFQEIIMKAVSDHSTLTALKSALHDILQDDGTKEAVKGLLRDVFAQDEIIAFTSEFIKEVIKSESVLTQATSLGKQVTQNVITDPTIQEVTSDTIWQAVKSSVVPRWFRGQDKVAETDIPKDEPWQS
- the LOC139971530 gene encoding uncharacterized protein isoform X2; translation: MIIGKVEEFAKSLLKAIGNDDNMQRMAADFIGQVIQREESKQAVKQLLINVMNDPKMRLQLGQTFQEIIMKAVSDHSTLTALKSALHDILQDDGTKEAVKGLLRDVFAQDEIIAFTSEFIKEVIKSESVLTQATSLGKQVTQNVITDPTIQEVTSDTIWQAVKSSVVPRWFRGQDKVAETDIPKDEPWQS